From Paenibacillus sp. GP183, one genomic window encodes:
- the pcrA gene encoding DNA helicase PcrA — MNETINIMEAIKRLNPEQRKAVQAVDGPLLIMAGAGSGKTRVLTHRIAYLIATQKAAPWSILAITFTNKAAREMRDRVGKLIGPSGNDIWVSTFHSMCVRILRKDINRIGFTSNFTILDSGDQLSVIRACLKELNIDTKKFEPKTFQAAIGNAKNELITPQAYESSIGDYFEGLVAKVYALYQKKLKSNNSLDFDDLIMTTIQLFKDVPEVLHFYQNKFHYIHVDEYQDTNRAQYMLCQMIADKHKRICVVGDSDQSIYRWRGADISNILNFEKDYPNATVIFLEQNYRSTSNILQAANQVISNNTGRKPKNLWTDKEGGSKIKVYQADSEHAEGYFVTNEINSNRSRGKNFADHAILYRTNAQSRVIEEILIKSDIPYTIVGGVKFYDRKEIKDILAYLRLISNPDDDISLLRIINVPKRGIGDTTMSKLTDMAGRRGVSLYAMLEMVDALEISPKTKHALADFRELIENLNRMVEYLSVTELTEKMLELTEFRLEMQRENTLESKARLENIDEFLSVTMDFETRNEDKTLVAFLTDLALIADIDTMDKEKDDSDAVVLMTMHSAKGLEFPVVFIVGMEEGVFPHSRAFTDEEELEEERRLAYVGITRAEEELFLSCARMRTLFGRTAANAPSRFLTEIPQEILENLSAAGGEDRYSRATRQAWAPNGGSRFGAGAGAASSRSGGGSIAWGQPSSFGKPSAGASQGTSSSSSAGKVTITTRQPIGDNKVVDYKMGDKVSHGKWGIGTVVSIKGAADDTELQIAFPAPVGVKRLLAKFAPITKEN, encoded by the coding sequence ATGAACGAAACTATAAACATCATGGAAGCGATCAAGCGGCTGAATCCAGAACAACGCAAGGCCGTTCAAGCTGTGGATGGTCCTCTTTTGATCATGGCAGGAGCGGGTAGCGGGAAAACTCGGGTGCTGACACATCGGATCGCTTATCTCATAGCCACACAAAAAGCAGCTCCCTGGAGCATTCTGGCCATTACTTTTACCAATAAAGCAGCACGGGAAATGCGGGACCGGGTAGGCAAGCTGATTGGCCCTTCGGGCAATGATATATGGGTGTCCACCTTTCACTCCATGTGTGTGCGCATTTTGCGCAAGGATATCAATCGGATCGGATTTACTTCGAACTTTACGATTCTCGATTCAGGCGATCAGCTTTCAGTCATCAGAGCCTGTCTCAAGGAACTCAACATCGACACCAAAAAGTTCGAGCCCAAGACATTCCAGGCTGCCATCGGCAACGCTAAAAATGAACTTATCACTCCCCAGGCCTATGAAAGTTCAATCGGCGATTATTTTGAAGGCTTAGTGGCTAAGGTGTATGCACTCTATCAGAAAAAATTAAAGAGCAACAATTCGCTAGATTTTGACGATCTCATCATGACCACGATCCAGCTTTTTAAAGATGTGCCCGAGGTTCTCCATTTTTATCAAAATAAATTTCATTATATTCATGTGGACGAATATCAGGATACGAACCGTGCGCAGTACATGCTGTGCCAGATGATTGCAGATAAGCACAAGCGCATTTGTGTGGTGGGCGACAGCGATCAATCCATTTACCGTTGGCGGGGCGCAGATATTTCGAACATTTTGAACTTTGAAAAAGATTACCCGAACGCCACTGTCATTTTCCTGGAGCAAAACTATCGCTCGACCTCGAATATTTTACAGGCTGCGAATCAGGTCATCTCTAATAATACGGGCCGCAAGCCAAAGAATCTGTGGACGGATAAAGAAGGCGGCAGCAAAATCAAGGTATATCAAGCGGACTCCGAGCATGCTGAGGGTTATTTTGTAACCAATGAAATCAACAGCAATCGATCTCGCGGTAAAAATTTCGCAGACCATGCGATCCTCTATCGCACGAATGCGCAATCCCGGGTGATCGAGGAAATTTTGATCAAATCCGATATTCCTTACACGATTGTTGGCGGCGTCAAGTTCTATGATCGCAAAGAAATCAAGGATATTCTCGCCTATCTTCGCTTGATCTCCAATCCTGACGATGATATCAGCCTATTGCGAATCATCAATGTGCCTAAGCGCGGTATTGGAGATACTACGATGAGCAAGCTGACCGATATGGCCGGCCGCCGCGGCGTTTCCCTTTACGCTATGCTTGAAATGGTCGATGCGCTGGAAATCAGTCCCAAGACCAAGCATGCTTTGGCGGATTTTCGCGAGTTGATTGAGAATCTGAACCGTATGGTAGAGTATCTTTCCGTCACGGAGCTAACCGAGAAGATGCTTGAGCTTACGGAGTTCAGGCTGGAAATGCAGCGGGAGAACACGCTTGAATCTAAAGCCAGACTGGAGAATATTGATGAGTTTCTCTCCGTGACCATGGATTTTGAAACCCGCAACGAAGACAAGACACTGGTCGCTTTCTTGACAGACCTTGCTTTGATCGCGGACATCGACACGATGGATAAAGAAAAGGATGACAGTGATGCCGTTGTTCTGATGACTATGCACAGCGCCAAGGGTCTGGAGTTTCCTGTCGTGTTTATCGTCGGCATGGAGGAAGGCGTGTTTCCGCACAGCCGGGCCTTCACGGATGAGGAAGAGCTGGAAGAGGAGCGGCGCTTGGCTTATGTAGGTATCACCCGAGCCGAAGAGGAGCTGTTCTTGTCCTGCGCGCGGATGCGGACCTTGTTTGGACGGACGGCTGCAAATGCGCCGTCCCGATTTCTCACAGAAATTCCGCAGGAAATTCTGGAGAATTTGTCCGCCGCCGGCGGAGAGGACCGCTACAGCCGGGCTACACGCCAGGCATGGGCACCGAACGGCGGAAGCCGATTCGGTGCGGGTGCCGGCGCAGCCAGTTCGCGTTCAGGCGGCGGCTCCATAGCCTGGGGACAGCCCTCATCGTTTGGTAAGCCGTCAGCAGGTGCTTCGCAAGGCACGTCATCGAGCAGCTCTGCCGGGAAAGTCACGATTACAACCAGGCAGCCTATTGGTGATAATAAGGTTGTGGATTACAAAATGGGCGACAAAGTGTCGCATGGCAAATGGGGTATAGGCACTGTGGTTTCCATTAAAGGAGCCGCTGATGATACCGAGCTGCAAATTGCTTTTCCTGCACCTGTCGGTGTGAAGAGACTGCTTGCCAAGTTTGCTCCGATCACCAAGGAAAATTGA
- the ligA gene encoding NAD-dependent DNA ligase LigA, whose amino-acid sequence MSDAVSAMKALIDEISRHNYHYYTLDRPTISDKEWDALYDKLLEMEKETGIVLPSSPTQRVGGETLKGFVPHRHLARLWSLDKAQNIDSMMTWHARAVKLIADYNSKHPDQPLPDPSYVVELKFDGLTLNLTYKEGRLAQASTRGNGVIGEGILAQVKTIKSIPLEIPYTGGTLEIQGEGMMFLSVLEEYNKTAVEPLKNARNAAAGALRNLNPKLTAERKLDAFFYNVGYSDGIQFANHQEMVQFLQANYFKVSPHIHFFDKIEDVAADLEWLAEQRHSFDFLIDGGVVKLTDMRTREVLGNTDKFPRWAVAFKFEAEETTTILQSVSWEVGRTGKITPLARVEAVDLAGVTVQNCTLNNIGDIERKNLKFALGSLVFIRRSNDVIPEILGKVTEEQDGEEIVYPTHCPACSSELELRGAHLFCPNRLGCSPQLIGRITHFASRDAMDIETFSEMTAAQLYQELEVRDPADLYDLQYEDLIKLERFGEKKASNLLESLHKSKSRDLASFLYALGIPNSGKTTTKVLADHYGSLSKVMEASPEELIALPDVGGIVADSIYSFFRDPVIADSIGRMLNAGVNPIVEETHAVSADPDNPFYGKTVVLTGTLSTMGRDEAAKKLEALGAKITGSVSKKTDMVIAGESAGSKLTKAQELGIRVIEDEQELLRLLGEV is encoded by the coding sequence ATGTCCGATGCCGTCTCAGCCATGAAAGCCCTCATTGATGAAATCAGCCGCCATAACTATCATTATTACACTCTCGATCGACCCACGATCTCCGATAAGGAGTGGGATGCTTTATATGATAAGCTTCTGGAGATGGAAAAGGAGACGGGTATCGTGCTTCCGTCTTCCCCTACACAGCGCGTTGGCGGCGAAACCTTGAAAGGCTTTGTTCCGCATCGGCATTTAGCTCGACTATGGAGCTTGGACAAAGCCCAGAATATCGACAGCATGATGACCTGGCATGCTCGCGCAGTGAAATTGATTGCTGATTACAACAGCAAGCATCCGGATCAACCTCTACCGGATCCATCCTACGTGGTGGAGCTGAAGTTTGATGGACTTACGCTCAATCTTACCTATAAAGAAGGACGTTTGGCTCAGGCATCAACTCGCGGTAACGGCGTTATCGGCGAAGGTATTCTTGCTCAAGTGAAAACCATCAAGTCCATTCCCTTGGAGATACCCTATACCGGCGGAACACTTGAGATCCAAGGGGAAGGCATGATGTTCCTGTCCGTGCTGGAGGAATACAATAAAACGGCCGTGGAGCCGTTAAAAAATGCCCGCAATGCCGCCGCAGGAGCACTCCGCAACCTGAATCCAAAATTGACTGCCGAGCGTAAGCTGGACGCTTTTTTCTATAACGTTGGTTATTCGGATGGCATTCAATTTGCAAATCACCAAGAGATGGTCCAGTTTCTTCAGGCTAATTACTTCAAGGTCAGCCCGCACATCCATTTTTTTGACAAAATCGAGGATGTGGCTGCCGATCTGGAATGGCTGGCCGAGCAGCGCCACAGCTTTGACTTTTTGATCGATGGCGGTGTGGTTAAGCTGACCGATATGCGTACCCGGGAAGTGCTGGGCAATACCGATAAATTTCCGCGCTGGGCGGTAGCCTTTAAGTTCGAGGCGGAAGAGACGACCACGATTCTGCAGTCCGTATCCTGGGAGGTTGGCCGAACCGGCAAAATCACACCTTTGGCCCGCGTTGAAGCCGTTGACCTTGCGGGGGTAACCGTTCAGAACTGCACGCTCAATAATATAGGGGACATTGAACGCAAAAACCTTAAATTCGCACTCGGCAGTCTTGTGTTTATCCGCAGGTCGAATGACGTCATTCCGGAAATTTTGGGTAAGGTGACGGAGGAACAGGACGGCGAAGAGATCGTTTACCCGACGCATTGTCCTGCCTGTTCCTCGGAGCTTGAGCTCAGGGGAGCGCATTTATTTTGCCCCAATCGTTTGGGATGCAGTCCGCAGCTTATCGGAAGGATCACTCATTTTGCCTCCAGAGACGCCATGGATATCGAGACTTTCAGTGAAATGACCGCCGCGCAGCTCTATCAGGAGCTTGAGGTGCGTGACCCTGCGGATCTCTATGATTTGCAATATGAGGATCTGATCAAGCTGGAACGATTCGGCGAAAAGAAAGCCAGCAATCTGCTTGAATCCTTACATAAAAGCAAATCGCGTGATCTGGCATCGTTCCTCTATGCTCTGGGCATTCCCAATTCGGGCAAAACCACAACCAAAGTTCTCGCCGACCATTACGGCAGTCTGAGCAAAGTGATGGAAGCGAGTCCGGAGGAGCTTATTGCCTTGCCTGATGTCGGAGGCATTGTCGCCGATAGCATTTATTCATTCTTCCGGGATCCGGTCATCGCGGACAGCATTGGGCGCATGCTAAACGCGGGCGTGAACCCGATAGTTGAAGAGACGCATGCTGTTTCGGCCGATCCGGACAATCCTTTTTACGGCAAAACGGTTGTTCTTACAGGTACCCTGAGCACAATGGGACGCGATGAAGCTGCCAAAAAGCTGGAAGCTCTAGGCGCAAAAATAACGGGCAGTGTGTCAAAGAAAACAGATATGGTGATCGCCGGGGAAAGTGCGGGCAGCAAGTTGACCAAAGCACAGGAACTGGGGATTCGCGTTATCGAGGACGAACAGGAGCTGCTGCGGCTTTTAGGGGAAGTTTAG
- a CDS encoding sigma factor G inhibitor Gin: MEKKQVSPCMICGQNQENGIFILSGFLCDDCEMEMVETDAQDERYRYFVQQMKSQLLCFFRSNPLV, from the coding sequence ATGGAAAAGAAACAGGTAAGTCCTTGCATGATCTGCGGACAAAATCAAGAAAACGGTATTTTCATATTATCTGGATTTTTATGTGACGATTGCGAGATGGAAATGGTTGAAACGGATGCACAGGATGAGAGATACCGTTACTTCGTCCAGCAAATGAAATCGCAGCTTCTTTGTTTTTTTCGGAGCAATCCTCTAGTATAA
- a CDS encoding aminotransferase class I/II-fold pyridoxal phosphate-dependent enzyme: MRELWSNSKKHRAPLFEAMAAHHRKKPASFHVPGHKSGMGADATAASFYEQILSIDYTEITGLDDLHQADGVILEAQHLAADCFGAEETLFLVGGSTVGNLAMISAVCEPGDILFVQRNVHKSVIHGLMLAGARAVFLAPQWDPEEGMAAGVDAKDVEKALQAYPEAKGLLITNPNYYGMGIDLKLLAELMHKHNKPLLVDEAHGAHFGFHPELPPSALSRGADIVVQSTHKMLSAMTMGAMLHMQGELINRAAVKQRLSILQSSSPSYPIMGSLDLARRQMHVQGKALLQEGLLVVKACIAELKKLSCYGLTHPTSAAAAYTYQDPFKIGIYDAMGTLSGPELRDQLEAYGCYAEMADEKRVLLVFTWGTTKEDAARIVQALVNICEERKLQKKEKSERIANKIKMTPFIQFSDPVAFQLYPARETNGRENQETEWVSIKDAIGKRSARMVIPYPPGIPLWYPGEWITARSAEYLQELAASGIKFQGMPGGNLQNIEVFT; this comes from the coding sequence ATGAGAGAGTTGTGGAGTAATAGCAAAAAACACCGAGCACCGCTGTTCGAAGCAATGGCAGCTCATCACCGCAAGAAGCCGGCGAGCTTTCATGTTCCCGGCCATAAATCGGGGATGGGGGCAGATGCGACGGCGGCTTCTTTTTATGAACAAATATTATCGATAGATTATACAGAAATAACCGGACTTGATGATCTGCATCAAGCAGATGGCGTCATTCTTGAAGCGCAGCACCTGGCGGCGGATTGTTTTGGGGCGGAGGAGACTTTGTTCCTGGTAGGCGGCAGTACAGTTGGCAATCTCGCCATGATTTCAGCCGTCTGTGAACCTGGGGATATTCTGTTCGTGCAGAGAAATGTACATAAATCGGTGATCCACGGCCTGATGTTAGCCGGGGCTAGAGCGGTATTTTTGGCTCCGCAATGGGATCCAGAAGAAGGAATGGCAGCAGGCGTAGATGCGAAAGATGTAGAAAAGGCGCTTCAAGCCTATCCAGAAGCCAAGGGACTCCTTATAACAAATCCGAATTATTACGGAATGGGTATCGATCTTAAGCTACTGGCTGAGCTGATGCATAAGCACAATAAGCCGCTGCTAGTAGATGAAGCACATGGAGCGCATTTCGGATTTCATCCAGAATTGCCGCCTTCCGCACTCTCCCGCGGTGCTGATATCGTAGTGCAATCCACGCATAAAATGTTATCCGCCATGACCATGGGTGCCATGCTTCATATGCAAGGAGAGCTGATTAACCGCGCGGCCGTCAAGCAGCGATTATCCATTCTTCAAAGCTCAAGTCCTTCCTATCCGATAATGGGATCGTTGGATTTAGCAAGAAGGCAGATGCATGTACAAGGTAAAGCTCTGCTTCAAGAAGGATTGCTGGTGGTAAAAGCATGTATAGCTGAGCTGAAGAAATTGTCGTGTTATGGATTGACGCACCCAACTTCCGCAGCTGCTGCATATACATATCAAGATCCATTTAAAATCGGTATTTATGATGCTATGGGGACATTATCGGGACCAGAGCTTCGAGATCAGTTGGAAGCATATGGATGCTATGCAGAAATGGCGGATGAAAAGCGAGTCCTGCTCGTTTTTACCTGGGGGACAACTAAGGAGGATGCTGCTAGAATTGTTCAGGCTTTAGTCAACATATGTGAGGAGCGAAAGCTTCAAAAGAAGGAAAAATCAGAACGAATCGCGAATAAAATAAAGATGACCCCGTTTATCCAATTTTCAGATCCGGTTGCTTTTCAGCTTTATCCAGCTAGAGAAACCAATGGCCGGGAAAACCAAGAAACGGAATGGGTCAGCATCAAGGATGCTATAGGCAAAAGGTCAGCAAGAATGGTCATTCCTTATCCCCCAGGAATTCCTCTTTGGTACCCGGGAGAATGGATAACCGCTCGCAGTGCTGAGTATTTGCAGGAGCTTGCTGCATCAGGCATAAAATTTCAGGGAATGCCCGGCGGTAATTTGCAAAACATCGAAGTGTTCACATAA
- the tmk gene encoding dTMP kinase, with amino-acid sequence MKGIFITFEGPDGAGKTTQLQRLAKELQDMGHEILVTREPGGTAISDKIRSIILSPDNQEMVDQTEVLLYAASRAQHVHERILPALQESKIVLCDRFIDASVAYQACGLGVDIGLVKAINRFASSGLQATRTYLLDVPVEVSKERLLQRSQASAQAPLDRIEQKGFEYHNRVREGFHRIAEDEPSRVVVINAHRTEDEIAIDILADCKRLLEGLSK; translated from the coding sequence GTGAAAGGAATTTTCATCACATTTGAAGGACCGGACGGAGCCGGAAAAACAACCCAGCTTCAAAGATTAGCGAAGGAATTGCAAGATATGGGACATGAGATCTTAGTGACCAGAGAACCTGGGGGTACAGCAATCAGCGATAAGATCCGCAGTATTATTCTCTCGCCGGACAACCAAGAGATGGTGGACCAAACCGAAGTCCTGTTATACGCCGCTTCCAGAGCACAGCACGTTCATGAGCGGATTCTTCCCGCATTGCAAGAAAGTAAGATTGTGCTTTGCGATCGATTTATTGATGCCAGTGTCGCATACCAAGCCTGTGGACTTGGAGTCGACATCGGACTTGTGAAAGCAATAAACCGGTTCGCGAGCTCCGGACTTCAAGCCACTCGCACGTATTTGCTTGATGTTCCGGTTGAGGTTAGCAAAGAGCGGCTGTTGCAAAGATCTCAGGCCTCCGCTCAGGCACCGCTGGATCGTATTGAGCAGAAGGGCTTCGAGTACCATAACCGCGTCCGGGAAGGTTTTCACCGAATAGCCGAAGATGAGCCCAGCCGGGTAGTCGTCATTAATGCGCATCGTACCGAGGATGAAATCGCGATTGATATTTTAGCGGATTGTAAGCGTTTATTGGAAGGGTTATCTAAATGA
- a CDS encoding cyclic-di-AMP receptor, whose amino-acid sequence MKLVIAVVQDKDSNRLSNALVKEGFRATKLASTGGFLRAGNTTFMIGTEDERVPEALKVIKANCKIREQLVTPVSPMGGTTDSYIPFPVEVQVGGAAVFVLPVERFEHF is encoded by the coding sequence ATGAAATTAGTCATAGCCGTTGTTCAGGATAAAGACAGCAACCGTTTATCCAATGCTTTGGTCAAAGAAGGCTTTCGCGCTACCAAGCTGGCTAGTACGGGAGGGTTCCTTCGCGCGGGAAATACCACCTTTATGATTGGTACAGAGGACGAGAGGGTGCCAGAAGCACTTAAAGTGATTAAGGCTAATTGTAAAATCCGTGAGCAGCTTGTAACCCCTGTTTCTCCAATGGGAGGTACTACCGATTCCTATATTCCGTTTCCAGTGGAGGTTCAAGTGGGCGGGGCTGCTGTATTCGTGCTACCGGTAGAACGTTTCGAGCATTTTTAA
- a CDS encoding YaaR family protein, whose protein sequence is MKINPGWQPIGKNVKISDNAPPPQMAPRNFSDIMQQNNEKFSQEQLSQMMQQISLQGDRLAKSMTVRELRQYKLLVKQFLEETARRGVSIKDTRGWDRRGRAKRYKILEEIDKELLDLADDMLISEQGRIELLQKVGEIRGMLINLLF, encoded by the coding sequence TTGAAAATAAATCCAGGGTGGCAGCCGATCGGGAAAAATGTCAAGATCAGCGATAATGCGCCGCCGCCCCAAATGGCTCCACGCAATTTTTCGGACATCATGCAGCAGAATAACGAGAAATTCTCGCAGGAGCAGTTAAGCCAGATGATGCAGCAGATCTCCTTGCAAGGAGATCGTCTCGCCAAATCCATGACGGTTCGCGAGCTTAGGCAATACAAGCTGCTGGTAAAGCAATTTTTGGAGGAAACCGCAAGACGCGGGGTGAGCATCAAAGACACAAGGGGCTGGGATCGCCGCGGGCGTGCAAAGCGATATAAAATTTTAGAAGAAATAGATAAGGAATTGCTGGATCTTGCGGATGATATGCTGATAAGCGAACAGGGCCGTATTGAACTATTGCAAAAAGTCGGCGAAATTCGAGGTATGCTGATTAATCTTTTATTTTAA
- the holB gene encoding DNA polymerase III subunit delta', whose amino-acid sequence MSFQAIRGQAAAKRLLQSGLRNDTLSHAYIFSGPVGTGGYEMAIALAKAIYCKVFVDDSCGECLECRKVEHGNHPDLHIVQPEGASIKIEQIRELQKEFAYRATASETKIYILQQAEKMTVPAANSLLKFLEEPTSKVVAILITENGNALLPTIQSRAQWISFNPMPRDEMIKSLLAEGHPAVLVQPAAHITAGLAAARELIGANWFAEMRNVMLQLAKETLTRFPSSIVTIQQKLIKTELADHISSLFDLLILWFKDMVQLRLGRRDNLVFTDQLDWMAALASSREVLDWIRMMDQAVSLQKRLRFNANPQLVIEKMLVDIQGV is encoded by the coding sequence ATGTCTTTTCAAGCGATTCGCGGACAAGCTGCTGCAAAGCGTCTTTTGCAAAGCGGGCTGAGAAACGATACATTGTCGCATGCGTATATATTTAGCGGACCCGTTGGGACGGGTGGCTACGAGATGGCAATAGCGTTGGCAAAAGCGATTTATTGCAAGGTATTCGTCGATGATTCCTGCGGGGAATGTTTGGAATGCCGCAAGGTGGAGCATGGCAACCATCCCGATTTGCATATCGTGCAGCCGGAGGGAGCCTCCATCAAAATCGAGCAGATTCGCGAGCTGCAAAAGGAATTTGCTTACAGGGCAACAGCCTCGGAAACGAAGATTTATATTCTGCAGCAAGCGGAAAAAATGACCGTTCCAGCGGCCAACAGCCTGCTGAAGTTTCTAGAGGAGCCGACCTCGAAGGTCGTCGCTATTTTGATCACAGAGAATGGGAATGCGCTGCTGCCGACAATTCAATCGAGGGCTCAATGGATTTCTTTCAATCCCATGCCAAGGGACGAGATGATCAAATCCTTACTGGCGGAGGGTCATCCGGCGGTGCTGGTTCAGCCTGCGGCCCATATAACAGCAGGACTAGCAGCAGCTCGAGAGCTTATTGGGGCAAATTGGTTTGCAGAAATGCGAAATGTAATGTTACAATTAGCAAAGGAGACGCTGACAAGATTCCCGTCTTCCATCGTGACGATTCAACAAAAGTTGATCAAAACTGAACTGGCGGATCACATCTCGAGCTTGTTTGATTTGTTGATTCTCTGGTTTAAAGATATGGTGCAGCTGCGTTTGGGACGCAGAGATAATCTAGTATTTACAGACCAGCTGGACTGGATGGCTGCCCTTGCATCAAGTCGCGAAGTACTAGACTGGATTCGAATGATGGATCAGGCCGTGAGCCTGCAAAAGCGTCTTCGCTTTAATGCCAATCCACAGCTGGTGATTGAAAAGATGTTGGTTGACATACAGGGGGTGTAA
- a CDS encoding stage 0 sporulation family protein, with product MYSVVGVRFKKAGKIYYFDPIDLPIEHESAVIVETARGVEYGRVVVGKKTVQDNDVVLPLKKVIRLADHSDADLVEENKKAAKEAFQTCQEKIKDHSLKMKLVDVEYTFDRNKIIFYFTAEGRVDFRELVKDLASIFRTRIELRQIGVRDEAKMLGGIGPCGRILCCSSFLGDFEPVSIKMAKDQNLSLNPTKISGLCGRLMCCLKYEHDNYESAKDSLPTVGRQVITSLGNGKLLGLNLNERTAKVQLFEQKKVMDLPLDDVVEQE from the coding sequence ATGTATTCGGTCGTAGGCGTCCGCTTCAAAAAAGCGGGTAAAATATATTATTTTGATCCGATTGATCTGCCTATTGAGCATGAGAGCGCGGTGATCGTGGAAACAGCGCGCGGAGTAGAGTACGGCAGGGTGGTAGTTGGCAAGAAGACGGTTCAGGACAACGATGTAGTACTTCCGCTCAAGAAAGTTATTCGACTTGCCGACCATTCGGACGCGGATCTGGTGGAGGAAAATAAGAAAGCGGCAAAAGAGGCTTTCCAAACCTGTCAGGAAAAAATCAAAGACCACAGCCTCAAGATGAAGCTGGTCGATGTGGAATATACGTTTGACCGCAATAAAATTATTTTTTATTTTACGGCCGAGGGTCGAGTTGATTTTCGGGAGCTGGTTAAGGATTTAGCCAGCATTTTCCGTACAAGAATTGAACTGCGCCAAATTGGTGTCCGCGATGAAGCGAAAATGCTTGGCGGCATTGGCCCTTGCGGTCGAATTCTGTGCTGCTCTTCTTTTCTGGGAGACTTTGAGCCTGTATCTATCAAAATGGCCAAGGACCAAAATCTCTCCTTAAATCCGACCAAAATTTCAGGCTTATGCGGCCGGCTGATGTGCTGCTTGAAATATGAGCATGATAATTACGAGAGTGCGAAGGACTCCCTGCCGACAGTAGGCAGACAGGTCATCACTTCTTTGGGCAATGGTAAATTGCTCGGTCTCAATCTGAATGAACGTACAGCCAAGGTTCAATTGTTTGAGCAGAAAAAAGTAATGGACCTTCCCTTGGATGATGTAGTGGAACAAGAGTAG
- the yabA gene encoding DNA replication initiation control protein YabA yields MEKPDIFAQIGDMEKRIGAAHIELGDLKKQIIGLIEENKRLSIENQQLRKLIRQEEASSDPSGMFKEASMIGEGYDNLARLYVEGFHICNVYYGHLRTEGDCLFCLSFLNK; encoded by the coding sequence GTGGAGAAACCGGATATTTTCGCTCAGATTGGCGATATGGAAAAACGCATAGGTGCTGCGCATATCGAGCTTGGCGATTTAAAGAAACAGATTATAGGTCTAATTGAAGAAAATAAGCGGCTCAGCATTGAAAATCAACAGCTGCGCAAATTGATCAGGCAGGAAGAAGCGTCTTCCGACCCTTCAGGAATGTTCAAGGAAGCCTCCATGATTGGCGAAGGTTATGATAATCTGGCCAGACTGTATGTCGAAGGTTTTCATATATGCAACGTGTATTACGGTCATTTGCGAACTGAAGGAGATTGTCTATTCTGTCTATCCTTTTTGAATAAATAA
- a CDS encoding tRNA1(Val) (adenine(37)-N6)-methyltransferase, whose translation MKDIALASSERIDDLLTHGLHIIQSEEVFSFSLDAILLARFCSMPPRGKVLDLCTGNGVVPLLLTTRTKAAEIWGVEIQERLADMAVRNVQLNELEGRLHMIHGDLRTIHLSLGHGQFDLITVNPPYLPVPAGEQNINEHVAAARHEIHCTLEEVISAGAKQTRAGGKFAMVHRPARLVDILTLMRKYRLEPKRIRFVHARAHEEAMMVLVEGAKDGKSELRTLPPFIVYNDQDQYCKELMEIYYGGQISSKEGSSP comes from the coding sequence ATGAAGGATATTGCTTTAGCAAGCAGTGAACGGATCGACGATCTGTTAACACATGGCCTGCACATCATACAAAGCGAGGAAGTATTTAGCTTTTCGCTGGATGCGATATTGCTCGCAAGGTTTTGCAGCATGCCGCCTCGGGGCAAAGTGTTGGATTTATGCACCGGCAATGGGGTAGTGCCGCTGCTCTTGACGACTCGCACTAAAGCTGCGGAAATCTGGGGCGTAGAGATTCAAGAAAGGCTGGCGGATATGGCCGTACGCAATGTTCAGTTGAACGAGCTGGAAGGCAGGCTGCATATGATCCACGGCGATCTTCGAACCATCCATCTCAGCTTGGGACATGGGCAGTTTGATCTCATTACGGTCAATCCTCCCTATTTGCCGGTTCCGGCGGGGGAACAGAACATCAATGAGCATGTGGCGGCAGCAAGGCACGAGATTCATTGTACGCTGGAGGAAGTCATCTCAGCCGGTGCTAAACAAACTCGCGCAGGCGGTAAATTCGCGATGGTGCATCGCCCTGCGCGATTAGTGGACATCCTTACCCTGATGAGGAAGTACCGGCTGGAACCCAAGCGGATCCGTTTTGTCCATGCGAGGGCTCATGAAGAGGCGATGATGGTCCTGGTCGAGGGGGCCAAAGACGGAAAGTCTGAGCTTCGCACCCTGCCGCCGTTCATTGTGTATAACGACCAAGATCAGTACTGTAAGGAATTAATGGAGATTTACTATGGCGGCCAAATATCAAGTAAAGAGGGGTCAAGCCCGTGA